In Aureibaculum algae, the following are encoded in one genomic region:
- a CDS encoding nucleoid-associated protein, with amino-acid sequence MIKRNKAFISKFIIHKVGNKFNEAKNVYSEDVVTFDEDSYKLMQPFLLKPFGNLTESYRFNHHADINLNEINNYAQNIFKEESSFIEVSKNVVKHLFEQSNSAQIKTGDVIIALFEDIEYRDVNTQALGIFKIENKADFFQTYLEDNSFDVFVQKGISTKRVDKGCLVINSQDDAGYTVLTVDNNNYDAQYWIQNFLNIKFADDSNRHTQVYIDLCKDFSEEVIKQEFGNQQQNQFLAQTIDFFKENETVNVDDFKETVFEEDNTKELFEGYKKQFEDTNGVLVRNQFSISEAVVKKQKKKIKTEIKLDTNIQIKLDIDAPDAAEEYLEKGYDEERKMQYYKVYFNEED; translated from the coding sequence ATGATCAAAAGAAACAAGGCGTTTATTTCAAAATTCATTATTCATAAAGTAGGTAATAAATTTAATGAAGCTAAAAATGTGTATTCAGAAGATGTAGTAACGTTTGATGAAGATAGTTATAAATTAATGCAGCCTTTTTTGTTAAAACCTTTTGGAAATTTAACGGAAAGCTATCGCTTTAACCATCATGCAGATATTAATTTAAACGAAATTAATAACTATGCCCAAAACATTTTTAAAGAGGAGAGTTCATTTATTGAAGTTTCAAAAAATGTAGTTAAACATTTGTTTGAACAGTCAAATTCGGCTCAAATAAAAACAGGTGACGTTATCATTGCTTTGTTTGAAGACATTGAATACCGAGATGTAAATACGCAAGCGTTGGGTATTTTTAAAATTGAAAACAAAGCAGACTTTTTTCAAACCTATTTAGAGGATAATAGTTTTGATGTTTTTGTGCAAAAAGGGATTAGTACAAAAAGAGTAGATAAAGGGTGTTTGGTAATCAACTCTCAAGATGATGCTGGTTATACTGTTTTAACAGTAGATAATAATAATTACGACGCTCAATATTGGATACAGAATTTTTTAAATATTAAATTCGCTGATGATAGTAATAGACATACTCAGGTTTATATAGATTTGTGTAAAGACTTTTCTGAAGAGGTAATAAAACAAGAGTTTGGCAACCAACAACAAAATCAGTTTTTAGCACAGACCATTGACTTTTTTAAGGAAAATGAAACGGTAAATGTTGATGATTTTAAAGAAACGGTTTTTGAAGAAGACAATACAAAAGAATTGTTTGAAGGCTACAAAAAACAATTTGAAGACACAAATGGTGTATTGGTTCGCAATCAGTTTTCTATTTCAGAAGCGGTTGTAAAAAAACAAAAGAAAAAGATAAAAACAGAAATTAAATTAGATACAAATATTCAAATAAAATTGGATATTGATGCTCCAGATGCAGCTGAAGAGTATTTAGAAAAAGGCTATGACGAAGAGCGTAAAATGCAATATTATAAAGTCTATTTTAATGAAGAAGATTGA
- the lipB gene encoding lipoyl(octanoyl) transferase LipB has translation MEIKNKNIQLQDLGTKDYKDTWDYQEELFDAIIQIKRKNRNDNLSIETPNHFLFVEHPHVYTLGKSGDLNNLLLDEKQLVDKGITFHKINRGGDITYHGFGQIVGYPILDLDNFFNDIGKYMRSLEETIIRVLAEYGIKGERSKGETGVWLDVGTPFARKICALGVRSSRWVTMHGFALNANTNLGYFDHIIPCGIRGKAVTSMEVELGSTLNIEEVKSKILKHFTDVFEVNFVNDQVNI, from the coding sequence TTGGAAATAAAAAATAAAAACATACAGCTCCAAGATTTAGGCACAAAAGATTATAAAGACACTTGGGATTATCAAGAGGAGCTATTTGATGCTATTATTCAAATAAAACGGAAAAACAGAAATGATAATTTAAGTATTGAAACGCCTAATCATTTTTTATTTGTAGAACATCCACATGTTTATACCTTAGGAAAAAGTGGCGATTTAAATAATTTATTATTAGATGAAAAGCAACTTGTAGACAAAGGCATCACCTTTCATAAGATTAATAGAGGTGGTGATATTACCTATCACGGTTTTGGACAAATAGTAGGCTACCCTATTTTAGATTTAGATAATTTCTTTAATGATATTGGCAAGTATATGCGATCTTTAGAAGAAACCATTATCAGGGTTTTGGCTGAATATGGAATTAAAGGAGAGCGAAGTAAAGGTGAAACAGGGGTTTGGCTAGATGTTGGCACTCCATTTGCCCGTAAAATTTGTGCGTTAGGTGTGCGAAGTAGTCGTTGGGTAACGATGCATGGTTTTGCTTTAAACGCAAATACCAACTTAGGGTATTTTGATCATATTATTCCCTGTGGTATTCGTGGTAAAGCGGTTACCTCTATGGAAGTTGAATTGGGTTCAACATTAAACATTGAAGAAGTAAAATCTAAAATATTAAAACACTTTACAGATGTGTTTGAAGTAAACTTTGTGAACGACCAAGTGAATATTTAA